Proteins encoded within one genomic window of Epinephelus lanceolatus isolate andai-2023 chromosome 9, ASM4190304v1, whole genome shotgun sequence:
- the LOC117253120 gene encoding uncharacterized protein LOC117253120 isoform X2, whose translation MEATGAGQSGCITEKMKLSVLLLPALLALSSASLQDIVKKSAQHRKVPFLNPGSREQDPSNPCQWVSVASSDSC comes from the exons ATGGAGGCGACAGGAGCAGGACAAAGTGGATGTATCACTGAAAAG ATGAAGCTGTCAGTGTTGTTGCTGCCGGCCCTGCTGGCTCTGTCCTCAGCCAGTCTGCAGGACATTGTGAAGAAGAGCGCACAGCACAGAAAAG TTCCCTTTTTGAACCCGGGATCTAGGGAACAGGATCCCTCAAATCCCTGCCAATGGGTCAGTGTTGCCTCCTCTGACTCCTGCTAA
- the LOC117253120 gene encoding natterin-3-like isoform X1 — translation MFGGSSLEWQTTYGTVPPGAFYIHNEYVGGRVDYVCKYGCSSGFFNPSMGPYCHYPLSGKENRGRPFEILVNKGGIEDLYWQDDSWGDVPPNSVKTCSGLDLYVGKNKYGLGKVQQSNGAFFLPWQGDEYWYKYYQVLIINKNVRSEHMSNVEYNTNVETVALPPEIVTTSDITNNECSSVVKTVELSGTYQEEKRWDTSIATTIGVSSTITAQIPFISASIGFSAETTEQFSSGSTKVTSKTHSVSVELTVPPNHSCSVSMVGHKYKASIPFTAHLTRTYSNGRTKLAYVSGVFHGVNVGRVQSVVDRCEPVPNAQPCSE, via the coding sequence ATGTTTGGTGGCTCCAGCCTGGAATGGCAGACCACGTATGGCACTGTCCCACCTGGTGCTTTTTATATTCACAACGAATATGTTGGTGGACGTGTCGACTATGTATGTAAATACGGGTGTTCCTCTGGCTTCTTCAACCCCAGCATGGGTCCGTACTGTCACTACCCCTTGTCAGGGAAAGAGAATCGAGGCCGCCCATTTGAGATCTTGGTAAACAAGGGAGGCATTGAGGATTTATACTGGCAAGATGACTCCTGGGGGGATGTGCCTCCCAATTCAGTCAAGACCTGTTCTGGCCTAGACCTGTATGTTGGGAAGAACAAGTACGGTCTTGGGAAGGTGCAACAGTCAAATGGGGCCTTCTTTCTTCCCTGGCAGGGTGATGAGTATTGGTACAAGTACTACCAAGTTCTGATCATCAACAAAAATGTACGCAGTGAGCACATGTCAAATGTCGAATACAACACCAATGTTGAAACCGTTGCACTTCCTCCAGAGATTGTGACCACATCCGACATAACAAACAATGAGTGTAGCTCAGTTGTGAAAACGGTTGAGCTCTCAGGAACATATCAGGAGGAGAAAAGGTGGGACACCAGCATTGCCACCACAATCGGTGTCAGCAGTACCATCACTGCCCAAATCCCATTCATCAGCGCAAGTATTGGGTTCAGTGCTGAGACAACTGAGCAATTTTCCAGTGGAAGCACCAAGGTAACCTCGAAAACCCATTCTGTCTCTGTGGAGCTAACTGTCCCTCCAAACCACTCCTGCAGTGTCAGTATGGTAGGACATAAGTACAAGGCAAGCATCCCATTCACAGCTCATCTTACCCGCACCTACAGCAATGGGAGGACCAAACTGGCATATGTCAGTGGAGTGTTCCACGGTGTCAACGTAGGAAGAGTCCAGTCTGTTGTGGATCGCTGTGAACCTGTACCCAATGCTCAGCCCTGCTCTGAATAA